The following proteins come from a genomic window of Alosa sapidissima isolate fAloSap1 chromosome 22, fAloSap1.pri, whole genome shotgun sequence:
- the LOC121697729 gene encoding carcinoembryonic antigen-related cell adhesion molecule 1-like isoform X1 has protein sequence MKKQIVLVFCLFLSHWIIPGLSQDNKYARLNGDVTLSPVGGPGQVESVVWKFGNDKVVEYDPAFGKKILYYGSFVERTTLDLISGNITITKLTHYDEGKYSVEVNNVLLMKTFSLKLLENVGKPVIDPSREGDQSTLTCEGKATEYSNYSWWSADNALLAAGDQLRVNKTGDPNRGYKCTLHNPVSEQTSNTALEEELFPAAVPVYCPLGGEVTLNTVEKPAALSSIEWIFNSSDSIVLWKNNTLHFYRGFQNRTYLNTETGQITVGSLTAEDDGVYSARINNRGLAKIYQLKVIAPVSKPTITSSCSATVCVLTCKTESAKVQWWIGGVWQEGSANLTVEKEVNEDQSFSCRVSNPVSSETSDHIFVNNLFHYGLETWKIIVIVIAVVCIVAVIGLLAYIKRDTLMTLWNK, from the exons ATGAAGAAACAAATTGTGCTagtgttttgtttatttctcaGCCATTGGATTATCCCAGGTCTCT CCCAAGACAACAAGTATGCAAGACTCAACGGAGATGTTACTCTTTCCCCTGTTGGAGGACCTGGTCAAGTCGAAAGCGTTGTGTGGAAATTTGGGAATGATAAGGTTGTAGAGTATGATCCAGCCTTcggaaaaaaaatactttattaTGGATCTTTTGTGGAACGAACAACGTTGGATTTGATATCTGGCAACATTACAATAACTAAGTTGACTCACTATGATGAGGGAAAGTACTCAGTTGAGGTTAACAATGTGTTGCTGATGAAGACTTTTTCTCTTAAACTTTTGG AAAACGTCGGCAAACCAGTAATCGATCCCTCCCGAGAGGGAGACCAGAGTACTCTCACCTGTGAAGGAAAAGCCACAGAGTATAGTAACTACAGCTGGTGGTCAGCAGATAATGCTTTGTTGGCTGCTGGTGACCAGCTGAGGGTCAACAAGACCGGCGACCCAAACAGGGGGTACAAGTGTACACTACACAACCCTGTCAGTGAGCAGACCAGTAACACTGCGCTTGAGGAAGAGTTGTTTCCCGCAG CTGTTCCTGTGTATTGTCCACTCGGTGGGGAAGTTACTTTAAATACAGTTGAAAAGCCTGCAGCATTGTCTAGCATAGAATGGATATTTAACTCCTCGGATTCAATTGTTCTCTGGAAGaacaacacgttacattttTATCGGGGATTTCAGAACCGCACATATCTGAATACTGAAACCGGCCAGATTACTGTAGGCAGTTTAACAGCCGAAGATGATGGTGTCTATTCAGCCAGGATAAATAACAGAGGCCTGGCAAAAATATACCAGCTGAAAGTCATTG CACCTGTGTCCAAGCCAACAATAACCTCGTCCTGTTCTGCCACTGTTTGTGTGCTGACCTGCAAGACTGAGAGCGCTAAAGTCCAGTGGTGGATTGGTGGTGTATGGCAAGAAGGGTCAGCCAATCTCACTGTTGAGAAGGAAGTCAATGAAGACCAGAGCTTCAGCTGTAGAGTCAGTAACCCTGTGAGCAGCGAGACCAGTGATCACATCTTTGTGAACAATCTGTTTCACTATG GTCTGGAAACCTGGAAGATAATTGTTATTGTGATTGCCGTGGTTTGCATAGTTGCAGTGATAGGCCTACTGGCATACATCAAAAGAG aTACACTGATGACGCTGTGGAATAAATGA
- the LOC121697729 gene encoding carcinoembryonic antigen-related cell adhesion molecule 2-like isoform X2, whose product MKTFSLKLLENVGKPVIDPSREGDQSTLTCEGKATEYSNYSWWSADNALLAAGDQLRVNKTGDPNRGYKCTLHNPVSEQTSNTALEEELFPAAVPVYCPLGGEVTLNTVEKPAALSSIEWIFNSSDSIVLWKNNTLHFYRGFQNRTYLNTETGQITVGSLTAEDDGVYSARINNRGLAKIYQLKVIAPVSKPTITSSCSATVCVLTCKTESAKVQWWIGGVWQEGSANLTVEKEVNEDQSFSCRVSNPVSSETSDHIFVNNLFHYGLETWKIIVIVIAVVCIVAVIGLLAYIKRDTLMTLWNK is encoded by the exons ATGAAGACTTTTTCTCTTAAACTTTTGG AAAACGTCGGCAAACCAGTAATCGATCCCTCCCGAGAGGGAGACCAGAGTACTCTCACCTGTGAAGGAAAAGCCACAGAGTATAGTAACTACAGCTGGTGGTCAGCAGATAATGCTTTGTTGGCTGCTGGTGACCAGCTGAGGGTCAACAAGACCGGCGACCCAAACAGGGGGTACAAGTGTACACTACACAACCCTGTCAGTGAGCAGACCAGTAACACTGCGCTTGAGGAAGAGTTGTTTCCCGCAG CTGTTCCTGTGTATTGTCCACTCGGTGGGGAAGTTACTTTAAATACAGTTGAAAAGCCTGCAGCATTGTCTAGCATAGAATGGATATTTAACTCCTCGGATTCAATTGTTCTCTGGAAGaacaacacgttacattttTATCGGGGATTTCAGAACCGCACATATCTGAATACTGAAACCGGCCAGATTACTGTAGGCAGTTTAACAGCCGAAGATGATGGTGTCTATTCAGCCAGGATAAATAACAGAGGCCTGGCAAAAATATACCAGCTGAAAGTCATTG CACCTGTGTCCAAGCCAACAATAACCTCGTCCTGTTCTGCCACTGTTTGTGTGCTGACCTGCAAGACTGAGAGCGCTAAAGTCCAGTGGTGGATTGGTGGTGTATGGCAAGAAGGGTCAGCCAATCTCACTGTTGAGAAGGAAGTCAATGAAGACCAGAGCTTCAGCTGTAGAGTCAGTAACCCTGTGAGCAGCGAGACCAGTGATCACATCTTTGTGAACAATCTGTTTCACTATG GTCTGGAAACCTGGAAGATAATTGTTATTGTGATTGCCGTGGTTTGCATAGTTGCAGTGATAGGCCTACTGGCATACATCAAAAGAG aTACACTGATGACGCTGTGGAATAAATGA